A window of the Cyanobacteriota bacterium genome harbors these coding sequences:
- a CDS encoding putative DNA-binding domain-containing protein — translation MALYQIQQEILKCMQGQAANPEILPQKAQDELSVYYSLVVSSLSSLMQNIYPLCYKILEPNWNKLMIQYQNKYPSKSAVYHKLAADFHKLLAEPKLQEKYNYPNYLSELALYEWTELEIYNAPNIQATTKLTPVHQVLQFTYPLTTIVQYLKTSEDSIEEIQTTDIEEEAQISFFYRDETSLKNRSFVLTPASLFVIQAIGSGKGLEEIHKSFCKQFNLQVDIQAINQLQKDLQAANILID, via the coding sequence ATGGCACTCTATCAAATCCAACAAGAAATACTCAAATGCATGCAGGGACAAGCAGCTAATCCTGAGATACTCCCCCAAAAAGCTCAAGATGAATTAAGCGTCTATTACTCACTAGTAGTCAGTAGCCTCAGTTCTTTGATGCAAAATATCTATCCACTTTGCTATAAAATCCTTGAACCTAACTGGAATAAGCTGATGATCCAATATCAAAACAAATATCCAAGCAAATCGGCAGTTTATCACAAACTAGCAGCTGATTTTCACAAATTATTAGCCGAGCCAAAGCTCCAAGAGAAATATAACTACCCAAACTATCTAAGTGAACTAGCGCTATATGAATGGACCGAGCTAGAAATCTACAACGCTCCCAATATCCAAGCCACTACTAAGCTCACACCAGTGCACCAAGTCCTGCAATTCACTTATCCACTTACTACAATTGTGCAATATCTCAAGACTAGTGAAGATAGCATCGAAGAGATTCAAACAACCGATATTGAAGAAGAAGCGCAAATTAGCTTCTTTTATAGAGATGAAACCAGCCTCAAAAATAGATCATTTGTGCTCACTCCGGCTAGCTTATTTGTCATCCAGGCCATTGGCTCTGGCAAAGGATTAGAAGAAATTCATAAAAGCTTTTGTAAGCAATTTAATTTGCAAGTAGATATCCAAGCAATTAATCAACTCCAAAAGGATTTGCAAGCGGCCAATATACTGATAGACTAA
- a CDS encoding DUF692 domain-containing protein, with amino-acid sequence MFNKNKLIKPGLGLGLRRGLTEETLEFYQSKENDGLIEWLEIVPENYIKLGGIKAHKFQAVLDSKIKLIPHGVNLSIGTAPEKPGQPSYDPYLIDACKELFQEIDAPWFSDHLSCTRVGDIYLQNLLPIPFTQETVNVVSDNVKFLQDTMQIPFLIENPSFYSTIIEPEMTEAQFINSILEQADCGLLLDVNNIHVNATNHNCYTPVEFLEQLKLDRVVQVHIAGHLHGYRSHTGHSIEILDTHGEAIAQVVYTILEELLARTPVNAILLERDSNFPALSELVEELKTIKGIMNGTLSNPTRNTQMHAGTSS; translated from the coding sequence ATGTTTAACAAAAACAAATTAATCAAACCAGGACTAGGACTCGGACTGCGCAGGGGACTCACTGAAGAAACCCTTGAATTTTATCAAAGCAAAGAAAATGACGGCTTAATAGAATGGCTGGAAATCGTACCAGAGAATTACATCAAACTTGGTGGCATTAAAGCCCACAAATTTCAAGCAGTATTAGATTCCAAAATCAAATTGATACCACATGGTGTTAATCTCAGTATCGGCACAGCTCCAGAAAAACCAGGACAGCCTAGTTATGACCCTTATCTAATTGACGCCTGCAAAGAATTATTTCAAGAAATAGATGCGCCCTGGTTCTCCGATCACTTGTCATGTACAAGGGTCGGTGATATTTATTTACAAAATCTTTTGCCAATTCCTTTCACTCAAGAGACTGTCAATGTCGTTAGTGACAATGTCAAATTTTTGCAAGATACAATGCAGATACCATTTTTAATTGAAAACCCAAGTTTTTACTCCACCATTATTGAACCGGAAATGACCGAAGCCCAGTTTATCAACTCAATTCTTGAGCAGGCAGATTGTGGGCTCTTGTTAGACGTAAATAATATCCACGTCAACGCGACAAATCATAATTGCTATACGCCAGTGGAATTTCTAGAACAACTCAAGCTAGATCGAGTAGTTCAAGTACATATCGCTGGGCATCTCCATGGTTATCGCTCGCATACTGGGCACAGTATCGAAATCCTTGATACTCACGGCGAAGCAATTGCTCAAGTGGTTTACACAATACTAGAAGAACTACTGGCAAGAACTCCTGTCAATGCAATTTTGCTTGAACGGGATTCTAATTTCCCGGCACTCAGTGAACTGGTCGAAGAGCTTAAAACAATAAAAGGCATCATGAATGGCACTCTATCAAATCCAACAAGAAATACTCAAATGCATGCAGGGACAAGCAGCTAA